In one Pogona vitticeps strain Pit_001003342236 chromosome 14, PviZW2.1, whole genome shotgun sequence genomic region, the following are encoded:
- the GAS2L1 gene encoding GAS2-like protein 1 — protein MADQSNIQSAASKSIRPFRSSEEYLYAMKEDLAEWLNTLYDLDVQVENFMDVLETGYDLCQHANNVNRIALEFRQSHPEAAASMRIPQKEVVFQSKNVVPGSFIARDNISNFIQWCRQELGIQDVLMFETNDLVLKKNEKNFVLCLLEVARKGSKFGMLAPMLIQMEEEIEEEMRDQIAYGEWEATEQASQDLGPQSPVYPSRTQRMTLCDLKNLDELVREILGHCTCPSQFPMVKVSEGKYKVGDSSALIFVRVLRSHVMVRVGGGWDTLEHYLDKHDPCRCTSFSHRLTQTRGLGFSPQKAASPGGSQAASPSTQRRAEALSLHKASEPLRPGDRRLSAGGDPAHAKGHRPGFPGRRAGEPTLPRQAPTSAGGHDGLPARSGTSGQSSASPLRGSTAQAQRNTCDSSQTLNARLLPRARRLSGDSDSSASSIPSGTLGRRRQEEGNPGFRKEASRRGSEGTGLQTLASPKRQLDSRSQSRDRAALPRPSPAARKAEPEERGRARLPNGHSKPGAVQSPRPRARSQGRPAGEPVLVISRGKDGQHSWVRARDPKDSPGGSGRSTPRTKSPARGHFASGSTRNPALASRRGSLPATKMTDPSVRGLPPATPGSQKQRNVTSAGPLGTTGKPRSGEGCYPAESLGQELEQLARTFRTPLRLDPSQEQQLYRRLEEEFLANSQMMGLDEEEDQGPVELTGRASEGPRLMPATSDQGAADSAYCSSSSSSSSLNFFTKYGLQSEPKDESRKGAASHKPWAPESGPAHPDFQNGSADPPDLWDSPSSLERATRWRKPALSSSSDESTCCYLGLNDLQEVQEGTEISLGDGPWGPGELGASDGDLGSSPPEEHLATPLNGVSPQEAALGPKASSMKPHRVPSPYRLNLCPKIKPRTDSQPDKAPSKIPTPVSYKAVGSSRPPPAEGGLPKGSPSRRPSDQRPWAAFHNVFSSFAEPPRGPAESGVADEGAWA, from the exons atggcGGACCAGAGTAACATCCAGTCGGCGGCCTCCAAGAGCATCCGCCCCTTTCGCTCCAGCGAAGAGTATCTCTACGCGATGAAGGAGGACTTGGCCGAGTGGCTCAACACTCTCTACGACCTGGACGTCCAAGTGGAGAACTTCATGGATGTCCTGGAGACCGGCTACGACCTCTGCCAGCACGCCAACAACGTCAACCGCATTGCGCTGGAGTTCCGGCAGTCGCACCCGGAGGCGGCCGCTTCCATGAGAATCCCCCAGAAGGAGGTGGTCTTCCAGTCCAAGAACGTGGTGCCCGGCTCCTTCATCGCTCGGGACAACATCTCCAACTTCATCCAGTGGTGCCGCCAGGAGCTGGGCATCCAGGACGTCTTGATGTTCGAGACCAACGACCTGGTGCTGAAGAAGAACGAGAAGAACTTCGTCCTGTGCCTGCTAGAGGTGGCCAGGAAGGGGTCTAAATTCGGGATGCTGGCCCCCATGCTGATCCAGATGGAGGAGGAGATTGAGGAAGAGATGAGGGACCAGATCGCCTACGGCGAGTGGGAGGCGACGGAACAGGCGAGCCAAGATCTGGGGCCCCAGTCTCCCGTCTACCCGAGCCGAACGCAACGGATGACTTTGTGCGACCTCAAGAACCTGGATGAGTTG GTGAGAGAAATTCTGGGCCATTGCACCTGCCCTTCCCAGTTTCCCATGGTCAAAGTCTCCGAGGGTAAATATAAAGTGGGAGACTCCAGTGCGCTGATCTTTGTTCGG GTGCTAAGGAGCCACGTGATGGTGCGGGTTGGCGGCGGCTGGGACACGTTGGAGCACTACCTGGACAAGCACGATCCATGCCGTTGTACTTCTTTCT CTCACCGCCTGACGCAGACCCGGGGGCTGGGCTTCTCCCCGCAGAAGGCGGCCAGCCCGGGAGGTTCCCAAGCGGCCAGTCCCAGCACCCAGCGCCGGGCTGAAGCCCTGAGCCTGCACAAGGCCTCCGAACCGCTCCGCCCAGGAGACCGGCGGCTCTCGGCCGGAGGGGATCCGGCTCACGCCAAGGGGCATCGCCCAGGCTTCCCGGGCAGGAGAGCTGGAGAGCCCACCCTGCCGAGACAAGCCCCCACGTCAGCTGGAGGCCACGACGGGCTCCCGGCTCGGTCGGGCACCTCAGGACAGAGCTCCGCCAGCCCCTTGAGGGGGTCCACCGCCCAGGCTCAGCGCAACACCTGTGATTCTTCACAGACCCTCAATGCCAG GCTCCTCCCGAGGGCCCGGCGTCTGTCCGGAGACAGCGATTCTTCGGCCTCCTCCATACCGAGCGGCACGCTGGGAAGAAGACGCCAGGAAGAGGGCAACCCGGGATTCAGGAAGGAGGCCAGCCGACGGGGCTCGGAAGGGACCGGCTTGCAAACCCTCGCCAGTCCAAAGAGGCAGCTGGACAGCCGCAGTCAGTCGCGAGACCGGGCGGCCCTGCCGAGACCATCGCCGGCGGCCAGGAAGGCAGAGCCGGAGGAGCGTGGCCGAGCCCGACTCCCAAACGGGCACAGCAAACCGGGAGCGGTCCAGAGCCCCCGCCCCAGAGCACGCAGTCAAGGGAGACCCGCTGGGGAGCCCGTCTTAGTCATCAGCCGAGGGAAAGACGGCCAGCACTCGTGGGTACGAGCGCGGGACCCCAAAGACAGCCCCGGAGGCTCGGGAAGGAGCACGCCCCGGACCAAAAGCCCAGCAAGGGGACATTTTGCTTCGGGGAGCACCAGGAACCCCGCCCTGGCTAGCCGCCGGGGATCCCTCCCTGCAACAAAAATGACCGATCCCTCGGTCCGAGGACTGCCTCCGGCCACTCCCGGCTCTCAGAAGCAGCGGAACGTGACTTCGGCGGGCCCACTGGGGACCACGGGCAAGCCCCGGTCCGGAGAGGGCTGCTACCCTGCGGAGAGCTTGGGGCAGGAGCTGGAGCAGCTGGCCCGCACCTTCCGCACGCCGCTGCGCCTCGACCCGAGCCAGGAGCAGCAGCTTTACCGGCGGCTGGAAGAGGAGTTTCTGGCCAACTCCCAGATGATGGGGCTGGACGAGGAGGAAGATCAGGGACCCGTCGAGCTCACGGGACGGGCCTCCGAGGGCCCTCGGCTCATGCCGGCCACCTCTGACCAAGGGGCGGCCGACTCGGCTTACTGCTCCTCCAGCTCCTCGTCTTCCTCGCTCAACTTCTTCACCAAGTATGGCCTCCAATCCGAGCCCAAAGATGAATCCAGAAAGGGGGCCGCCTCCCACAAGCCCTGGGCTCCCGAATCAGGCCCCGCTCACCCGGACTTCCAGAACGGCTCGGCTGACCCTCCCGACCTCTGGGACTCCCCGTCGTCTCTGGAGCGAGCGACCCGGTGGAGGAAGCCGGCCCTGTCGAGCTCCTCGGACGAGAGCACCTGCTGCTACCTGGGCTTGAACGACCTGCAGGAGGTCCAGGAGGGGACGGAGATCTCTTTAGGGGACGGTCCGTGGGGCCCCGGAGAGCTGGGGGCCTCAGACGGGGATCTGGGCTCCTCGCCCCCCGAAGAGCACCTCGCCACCCCCCTCAACGGCGTTTCCCCCCAGGAGGCGGCCCTCGGCCCCAAGGCGTCCTCGATGAAACCGCACCGTGTGCCTTCCCCCTACCGGCTGAACCTCTGCCCCAAGATTAAGCCCCGCACCGACTCCCAGCCCGACAAAGCCCCCTCGAAAATCCCCACCCCCGTCAGCTACAAGGCCGTGGGGAGCAGCAGGCCCCCTCCCGCCGAGGGGGGCTTGCCCAAGGGCAGCCCCTCCCGGCGCCCCTCGGATCAACGCCCCTGGGCGGCTTTCCACAACGTCTTCTCCTCCTTCGCAGAACCCCCTCGCGGCCCGGCGGAGTCGGGAGTGGCCGACGAAGGGGCGTGGGCGTGA